One region of Eubalaena glacialis isolate mEubGla1 chromosome 6, mEubGla1.1.hap2.+ XY, whole genome shotgun sequence genomic DNA includes:
- the LOC133092924 gene encoding keratin-associated protein 13-1-like has protein sequence MSYNCCFGNFSSHSPGGYLRYPGSFHPSNLVYSTDLSSSSSCQLGSSLYSGCQETCDEPTRYQMYRVVSSPCQTFCYHPRTSMPCSPCRPTHTGSLSCGSSRGYCLGYGSRSCYSLGCASRGFRPLGYGICGFPSLSHGSRFCHPTYMASRIRQTSCYQPTCISGFYC, from the coding sequence ATGTCCTACAACTGCTGCTTTGGAAActtctcctcccactcccctGGAGGCTATCTGCGCTACCCAGGCTCCTTCCACCCCAGCAACCTGGTCTACAGCACTGACCTCAGCTCTTCCAGCTCCTGCCAACTGGGCTCCTCTCTCTACAGTGGCTGTCAGGAGACCTGTGATGAGCCCACCAGGTACCAGATGTACCGTGTGGTGTCCAGTCCCTGCCAGACATTCTGCTACCATCCGAGGACCTCCATGCCCTGCAGTCCTTGCCGGCCAACTCACACTGGATCTCTGAGCTGTGGGTCCAGCAGAGGCTACTGCCTGGGCTATGGATCTAGAAGTTGCTACTCACTAGGCTGTGCATCTCGTGGCTTCAGACCCCTGGGTTATGGGATCTGTGGCTTCCCTTCCCTGAGCCATGGATCCAGATTTTGCCACCCAACATACATGGCTTCTAGGATCCGCCAAACTTCTTGTTACCAACCAACCTGTATATCTGGCTTCTACTGCTGA